A genome region from Candidatus Bathyarchaeota archaeon includes the following:
- the iorB gene encoding indolepyruvate ferredoxin oxidoreductase subunit beta, with product MDELNVILTGVGGQGILLASQVLGVTAVKEGFNVRVSEIHGMAQRGGAVISHVRIGKKVYAPTVLEGKANVILGFEPLETLRNIKYASEETLALISKEIIVPTGFSAQPVEYPNFEKIIEKIQQFTEKIIIIDALNLAKKAGNAITRNMVMLGALAAAGMLPLKTETLKETIRELVRPAYVEMNLKAFELGYAAISK from the coding sequence ATGGATGAACTTAATGTTATATTAACCGGAGTTGGAGGGCAAGGAATACTCTTAGCCTCGCAAGTTTTAGGCGTTACAGCCGTAAAGGAAGGATTCAACGTCAGAGTCAGCGAAATTCACGGTATGGCCCAAAGAGGAGGAGCTGTAATCTCCCATGTCAGAATAGGCAAAAAAGTTTATGCTCCAACTGTTCTTGAAGGAAAAGCAAACGTGATACTAGGATTTGAACCATTAGAGACTCTAAGAAACATAAAGTATGCTTCGGAGGAAACTTTAGCTTTAATATCTAAAGAAATAATAGTTCCAACAGGTTTTTCAGCTCAACCAGTTGAATATCCAAATTTCGAAAAAATAATTGAGAAAATCCAACAGTTCACTGAAAAAATAATAATTATTGATGCTTTAAACTTGGCCAAAAAGGCTGGAAACGCTATAACGCGTAACATGGTGATGTTGGGCGCTTTAGCTGCAGCTGGCATGCTTCCACTTAAAACGGAAACATTAAAAGAGACAATTCGGGAACTTGTTCGCCCAGCCTATGTGGAAATGAATCTTAAAGCCTTCGAGTTAGGGTATGCAGCCATTAGTAAATGA
- the tuf gene encoding translation elongation factor EF-1 subunit alpha, with amino-acid sequence MSKPEKPHLNLIVIGHVDHGKSTTMGHLLYLAGTIDDRIIKEYEEEARRLGKETFKFAWVLDNLKEERERGLTIDLRFLKFETKKYFFTIIDAPGHRDFVKNMITGASQADAAILVVSAKRGEFEAGIGPGGQTREHAFLAYTLGVNQLAVAINKMDDASVNWSQERYEEVKNEIARMLKMVGYKVEKIPFVPVSGWTGDNLKEKSDKMPWYDGPTLLEALDTFELPPKPTEKPLRIPIQDVYTITGVGTVPVGRVETGILKEGDEVIFMPPNVKGEVKSIETHHTRIPKAEPGDNIGFNVRGIAKKDIRRGDVCGHVNNPPTVAKEFIGQIIVIYHPTAIAAGYTPVMHYHTGQMAVQFVELIRKFDPRTGQTVEEKPSFLKTGDGALVRFRPLRPIAIETYSEFPEIGRFAIRDMGTTIAAGVVREITEKGP; translated from the coding sequence ATGAGCAAACCCGAAAAACCCCACTTAAACTTGATAGTAATCGGCCACGTAGACCACGGAAAATCAACAACCATGGGCCACCTACTATACTTGGCAGGAACAATTGACGACAGAATAATCAAGGAATACGAAGAAGAAGCAAGAAGACTGGGCAAAGAAACATTCAAATTTGCATGGGTACTCGACAACCTAAAAGAAGAGAGAGAAAGAGGCCTAACAATCGACCTAAGATTCCTAAAATTCGAAACCAAAAAGTACTTCTTCACAATCATTGACGCACCCGGCCACAGAGACTTCGTCAAAAACATGATAACGGGCGCAAGCCAAGCGGACGCCGCCATCCTCGTAGTATCAGCCAAACGAGGAGAATTTGAAGCTGGAATAGGGCCAGGAGGCCAAACAAGGGAACACGCCTTTTTAGCCTATACTTTAGGAGTGAACCAACTTGCAGTAGCGATAAACAAGATGGATGACGCATCAGTAAACTGGAGCCAAGAGAGATACGAGGAAGTGAAAAATGAAATCGCAAGAATGCTGAAGATGGTAGGCTACAAGGTTGAAAAAATACCGTTCGTCCCGGTTTCAGGATGGACAGGCGACAACTTAAAGGAGAAAAGCGACAAGATGCCATGGTACGACGGCCCAACCCTTCTGGAAGCACTAGACACTTTTGAACTACCGCCAAAACCAACAGAAAAGCCGCTGAGAATCCCAATACAGGACGTTTACACAATAACTGGTGTAGGCACAGTTCCAGTTGGCAGAGTTGAAACAGGAATCCTCAAAGAAGGAGACGAAGTCATATTCATGCCGCCAAACGTAAAAGGCGAAGTAAAATCAATTGAAACCCACCACACCAGAATTCCAAAGGCTGAACCAGGCGACAACATCGGATTCAACGTAAGAGGAATAGCCAAAAAGGACATTCGACGCGGAGACGTCTGCGGGCACGTAAATAACCCGCCGACAGTGGCAAAGGAATTCATAGGACAAATAATAGTGATATATCACCCAACAGCCATAGCAGCTGGATACACCCCAGTGATGCACTACCACACAGGCCAGATGGCCGTTCAATTCGTCGAATTAATCCGAAAGTTCGACCCGAGAACTGGCCAAACAGTAGAGGAGAAACCTTCATTCCTAAAGACCGGTGACGGAGCACTTGTAAGATTTAGGCCATTAAGGCCAATAGCAATTGAAACCTACAGCGAATTCCCAGAAATCGGAAGATTTGCAATAAGAGACATGGGAACCACAATAGCCGCAGGGGTAGTCAGAGAAATAACTGAAAAGGGACCATAA
- a CDS encoding 50S ribosome-binding GTPase — protein sequence MPTNLPSEAKRKWNEVSMARNPAEKLRLMREFLSLVPKHKGTAKLCAQVKRQMAILRREIEEKKRRKAGRGGPKFFVEKEGAAQIVVLGPTKVGRSSLLTSLTNAKVEVSSYPFTTREPVPGMMLYQDIQFQIVEAPALIEGSADGEGWGLQTLALARNADGLILMVDLSNEPQKQLELILNELDKARIVTQKPKAQVSIERKHMGFGLRIICIGKLVDCTLKDVENLLKSYRVNDAIVKIRGEASLDDIEDAIFESTAYRPAIIIANKADLAVNFQKQIIELQSFVKGKLNVIPISCKTGLNLDKIGEEIFKMLDIIRVYTKEPGRKNPSPKPFILKRDSTVLDLARQIHSDFVERFMFARVWSKRLTFSPQKVGLNFKLEDGDIIEIHAR from the coding sequence ATGCCGACTAACTTACCGTCTGAAGCCAAACGTAAATGGAACGAAGTTTCAATGGCTAGAAATCCGGCTGAAAAGCTTAGGTTAATGCGGGAATTCCTAAGTCTAGTTCCTAAGCATAAAGGAACAGCTAAACTCTGCGCCCAAGTTAAACGGCAAATGGCGATTTTAAGAAGAGAAATAGAAGAGAAAAAACGTAGGAAAGCTGGGCGGGGTGGCCCTAAATTTTTTGTTGAAAAGGAAGGTGCAGCGCAAATAGTTGTTTTAGGTCCAACGAAAGTTGGGCGAAGCAGTCTTTTAACTTCGCTGACAAACGCCAAAGTCGAAGTTTCAAGCTATCCGTTCACAACCCGTGAACCAGTTCCCGGCATGATGCTTTATCAAGACATTCAATTTCAAATTGTAGAAGCCCCAGCGTTAATTGAAGGCTCAGCTGACGGGGAAGGCTGGGGCCTGCAAACCTTGGCTCTTGCAAGAAATGCGGATGGATTAATTTTGATGGTTGACCTTTCGAATGAACCTCAAAAACAGCTGGAACTTATACTAAACGAGCTTGACAAGGCAAGAATTGTAACTCAAAAACCCAAAGCCCAAGTTAGCATCGAACGTAAACATATGGGATTCGGCCTTCGAATAATATGCATCGGAAAACTTGTTGACTGCACGCTTAAAGACGTTGAAAATCTGCTCAAAAGCTATCGTGTAAACGATGCTATAGTGAAGATTCGAGGCGAAGCATCCCTAGACGATATAGAAGACGCAATCTTTGAAAGCACAGCGTATCGCCCGGCAATAATAATCGCAAATAAGGCAGACCTCGCTGTCAACTTTCAAAAGCAAATAATAGAATTGCAAAGCTTTGTTAAAGGAAAGTTAAATGTGATTCCAATTTCATGCAAAACCGGATTAAACTTAGATAAAATCGGAGAAGAAATTTTCAAGATGCTTGACATCATAAGAGTTTACACGAAAGAGCCCGGTAGGAAAAATCCTTCGCCAAAACCGTTCATTCTAAAGAGAGATTCAACCGTTTTGGATCTAGCTAGGCAGATTCACAGCGATTTTGTTGAAAGATTCATGTTTGCGAGAGTCTGGTCTAAAAGACTTACTTTTAGCCCTCAAAAAGTTGGATTAAACTTCAAGCTTGAAGACGGAGACATAATTGAAATACATGCGCGTTAG
- a CDS encoding 30S ribosomal protein S7: MSKKEIEEIKLFGKWDFKDIEVRDPGLKRYICLRPVYVPHSMGRHEHKRFGKAEVNIVERLVNNLMRPGKNAGKKIRAINVVKNAFEIIHLRTGENPIQVLIRAVENSAPCEDITRISYGGIVYHLAVDISPQRRLDLALRFICEGARQASFGNPKPLEECLADEIILAANNDMKSYAVSKRHEMERIALASR, translated from the coding sequence TTGAGCAAGAAGGAAATCGAGGAGATTAAGCTGTTCGGAAAGTGGGACTTTAAAGACATTGAAGTCCGCGACCCAGGGCTTAAACGTTACATTTGTCTCAGACCAGTATATGTTCCCCACAGTATGGGTAGGCATGAACATAAAAGATTCGGAAAAGCCGAAGTTAACATTGTTGAGAGATTAGTGAACAACTTGATGAGACCTGGAAAGAATGCTGGGAAAAAGATAAGGGCCATAAACGTCGTTAAGAACGCCTTCGAAATAATCCACTTAAGAACAGGTGAAAATCCCATCCAAGTTTTGATAAGGGCCGTTGAAAATTCCGCTCCATGCGAGGATATAACTAGAATTAGTTATGGTGGAATAGTCTATCACTTGGCTGTTGACATTTCACCTCAGCGAAGACTGGACTTAGCCTTAAGGTTCATATGCGAAGGAGCCCGCCAAGCTTCCTTTGGAAATCCCAAGCCGCTTGAAGAATGCTTAGCCGATGAAATAATTCTCGCTGCAAACAACGACATGAAGAGTTATGCAGTTTCAAAACGTCATGAGATGGAAAGAATAGCCTTAGCTTCACGTTAG
- a CDS encoding 30S ribosomal protein S12, producing MPGSKSPKGEFAARKLVLKRKKFRWSDRYYKRRMLRLDIKADPLQGAPMARGIVLEKVGVESKQPNSAIRKCVRVQLIKNGRVITAFLPGDGALNVVDEHDEVVVEGIGGSRGRSMGDIPGVRWKVIMVNGVSLKELVLGRKQKPMR from the coding sequence ATGCCTGGTTCAAAGTCTCCAAAGGGCGAGTTCGCAGCCAGAAAGTTAGTGTTAAAAAGGAAGAAGTTCCGCTGGAGCGACCGCTACTACAAGAGGAGAATGCTCAGACTAGACATTAAGGCTGACCCGCTGCAAGGAGCTCCAATGGCGAGGGGGATAGTCCTAGAAAAGGTAGGTGTAGAAAGCAAGCAGCCAAACAGCGCCATCAGGAAATGTGTAAGAGTGCAACTAATCAAAAATGGCCGGGTAATAACAGCGTTCCTACCTGGGGACGGAGCCCTAAACGTTGTAGACGAACACGACGAAGTAGTTGTGGAAGGAATAGGAGGCTCCCGTGGAAGAAGCATGGGCGACATCCCAGGCGTAAGATGGAAAGTCATAATGGTAAACGGAGTATCACTGAAAGAACTCGTACTCGGAAGGAAACAAAAGCCGATGCGTTAA
- a CDS encoding lipoate--protein ligase family protein, whose product MEKWRLIPAETYNAYMNMAIDEAILRARIKRVVPNTVRFYFWRPSAVSVGRFQKVENEVYIENCRKYGVDIVRRISGGGTVYHDSEGEITYSVVADKQSLGSQDVAVVYRKICGGLIEALKILGLNADFSPGSERQCPNIVVRGKKLSGSAQAHSGNAVLQHGTLLLDVDLELMFNLLRVPWANSPRDVICVAQNRITSLKHELGAKPKIEDVYSALISGFEKALQIRFFEDSLSSFELSVAEKLCREKFSSEKWTFRGET is encoded by the coding sequence ATGGAGAAGTGGCGCCTAATACCCGCCGAAACCTATAACGCTTACATGAACATGGCCATAGACGAAGCCATTTTAAGAGCAAGAATCAAAAGGGTAGTTCCAAATACTGTCAGATTCTATTTCTGGAGGCCTTCAGCAGTTTCTGTTGGGCGTTTTCAAAAAGTGGAAAATGAAGTTTACATTGAAAATTGCAGAAAATATGGCGTTGATATTGTGCGTAGAATAAGCGGGGGTGGAACCGTCTACCACGACAGTGAAGGGGAAATAACCTACAGCGTAGTTGCTGATAAGCAATCGCTCGGTTCTCAAGACGTAGCAGTTGTTTACCGTAAAATTTGCGGAGGGTTGATTGAAGCATTAAAGATTCTAGGGTTAAATGCGGATTTCAGCCCGGGAAGCGAGAGGCAGTGCCCAAATATAGTTGTTAGGGGCAAGAAACTTTCCGGAAGTGCTCAAGCGCATAGTGGAAATGCGGTTTTGCAACATGGAACACTACTTTTGGACGTAGATCTAGAACTTATGTTTAATTTGCTTAGGGTTCCATGGGCCAACTCTCCGAGGGACGTTATTTGCGTTGCCCAAAATAGGATTACATCCCTAAAACATGAGTTGGGCGCAAAGCCAAAAATTGAGGACGTTTATTCCGCTTTGATTTCAGGCTTTGAGAAAGCTTTGCAGATAAGATTTTTTGAAGACTCCCTTTCAAGTTTTGAATTATCTGTCGCTGAAAAGCTTTGTAGGGAAAAGTTTTCCTCTGAGAAGTGGACTTTTAGAGGGGAAACCTAA
- a CDS encoding radical SAM protein: MGDRKGFPEKIRVSVGSAIVLGLIKGKIDAKPTTAYLLTYHEQKCSANCLFCPQARGSSGRADMLSRVTWPVFPFVKVVKGIKKAVKEGELKRVCIQALNYPTVFDDITSIASSILSYVKVPISVSCQPLNREKLEKLRLIGIERVGIPLDAATRKIFERVKGKLAGGPYIWERQIKALLEAVEVFGKGNVSTHLIVGLGETEEEMLFRIQWCIDNGIFPGMFAFTPIRGTPLEKLSQPPLDVYRRIQVGHYLITRKISRFKNFRFNEKGQVVDFGVEMKILEDIIETGEPFLTSGCPNCNRPYYNEKPGGPLYNFPRPLTKSEIEKIKISLLKCF, from the coding sequence ATGGGCGATAGGAAAGGATTTCCCGAAAAAATTCGTGTTTCGGTTGGTTCAGCAATAGTTTTAGGACTTATTAAAGGGAAAATTGACGCTAAACCTACAACTGCTTACCTACTGACTTATCATGAACAGAAGTGTTCTGCAAACTGCTTGTTTTGCCCGCAGGCAAGGGGAAGCAGTGGAAGAGCAGACATGCTTTCAAGAGTTACATGGCCAGTTTTTCCGTTCGTCAAAGTAGTTAAAGGAATAAAAAAGGCTGTAAAAGAAGGAGAACTCAAAAGGGTTTGCATACAAGCTCTAAACTACCCAACTGTCTTCGACGACATAACCTCAATAGCTTCATCAATCCTTTCATATGTAAAAGTTCCAATATCAGTTTCATGTCAACCGTTAAATCGAGAAAAACTCGAAAAACTTAGACTTATAGGAATCGAAAGAGTAGGCATACCGCTCGACGCAGCAACAAGAAAAATTTTCGAAAGGGTAAAGGGAAAACTTGCCGGAGGCCCATACATTTGGGAAAGGCAGATTAAGGCGTTATTGGAAGCAGTGGAAGTTTTCGGCAAAGGAAACGTGAGCACCCACCTCATAGTTGGACTCGGCGAAACAGAAGAAGAAATGCTATTCAGAATTCAATGGTGCATTGACAACGGAATATTTCCAGGGATGTTCGCTTTCACTCCAATACGTGGAACTCCGCTTGAGAAGCTTTCGCAGCCTCCACTTGACGTTTACAGAAGAATACAGGTTGGGCATTATTTAATAACAAGGAAAATTTCAAGGTTTAAAAACTTCCGTTTTAATGAAAAAGGTCAAGTAGTAGACTTTGGAGTAGAAATGAAAATTCTAGAGGACATCATAGAAACTGGTGAGCCATTTTTAACCTCTGGATGCCCAAACTGTAACAGACCCTACTACAACGAAAAACCCGGAGGCCCACTCTACAATTTTCCAAGACCATTAACGAAGTCAGAAATAGAAAAGATAAAGATTTCACTACTTAAATGCTTTTAG
- a CDS encoding radical SAM protein encodes MVKLANLNVDYRKILNANEEEFEEYLDSARKTSLRNFGNKIIFYAPSFMYYKTSYYCSHPNLFPTISITGSACSLKCKHCYGKVLKTMYPATTPEKLVNLCRKLKAEGALGCLISGGCLPDGSLPLEKFVEAISRIKRELGLTIAVHTGLIRFETAKKLKEAGIDSALLDIIGSDETIREIYRLNASVKDFDASLEALHKAGLAVVPHVLVGLHYGKLKGEIKALEIISKYSPSALIIIAFMPIRGTPMENVKPPSPLDIAKIIVIARLMFPNVPLALGCMRPKGKHRIETDILAIRAGVNAIAFPTEEAIMEVERLGYQFCFSSLCCSQVYCEF; translated from the coding sequence ATGGTGAAGTTGGCAAATCTAAACGTGGATTACAGGAAAATACTAAATGCAAACGAAGAAGAATTTGAAGAATATTTAGATTCGGCCAGAAAGACTTCCCTCAGAAATTTTGGAAATAAAATAATTTTCTATGCTCCCAGCTTCATGTATTATAAAACCTCATATTATTGTTCGCATCCAAACTTGTTTCCAACAATTTCGATAACCGGCTCAGCTTGCAGTCTAAAATGTAAACACTGCTACGGAAAAGTTTTGAAAACAATGTATCCCGCAACTACTCCGGAAAAACTTGTCAATTTGTGTAGAAAGTTGAAGGCTGAAGGGGCATTAGGCTGCCTAATCAGCGGAGGATGCCTACCTGACGGTTCCCTTCCACTTGAGAAGTTCGTTGAAGCCATTTCAAGAATTAAACGTGAATTAGGCTTAACAATAGCAGTTCACACGGGCTTGATAAGATTTGAAACAGCCAAGAAACTTAAGGAAGCAGGCATTGATTCAGCTTTGCTTGACATTATAGGTTCGGATGAAACTATAAGGGAGATATATAGGCTCAACGCTTCAGTTAAGGATTTTGACGCTTCTTTAGAAGCTTTGCATAAAGCTGGATTAGCCGTTGTGCCCCATGTTCTTGTAGGCTTACATTATGGCAAACTGAAAGGCGAAATAAAGGCTTTAGAAATCATTTCTAAATATTCGCCTTCAGCATTAATCATAATTGCCTTCATGCCCATTCGCGGGACACCAATGGAAAATGTTAAGCCGCCATCTCCGCTTGACATAGCAAAAATTATAGTTATTGCCAGATTGATGTTTCCGAATGTTCCACTGGCCTTAGGATGTATGCGGCCTAAGGGAAAACATAGAATTGAAACAGACATTTTGGCTATAAGGGCTGGCGTTAACGCTATAGCTTTTCCAACCGAAGAAGCAATTATGGAGGTTGAAAGGCTTGGTTACCAGTTTTGTTTTTCTTCACTTTGCTGTTCGCAGGTTTACTGCGAATTCTAG
- a CDS encoding HesA/MoeB/ThiF family protein produces the protein MNVKLTEDELTRYSRQIMIPNWNVEGQIKLKNAKVTIVGVGGLGCPVALYLTAAGIGRITLIDKEKIELSNLNRQILHWSVDIGKFKTFSAIEKLSKLNPLIKFESYEEEIERESIRELIKGSNVAVDCLDNWKTRFILNEACVSERIPLVHAGVHSWYGQITTIMPGKGPCLRCILPKTPKEEEKFPVLGVTAGVLGLLEALEAIKIIVGLGKPLVGRILFFDGETLSFQEAQVQRKRDCPVCGGIR, from the coding sequence ATGAATGTTAAACTAACTGAAGACGAACTGACAAGGTACAGTAGGCAAATAATGATTCCAAACTGGAACGTTGAAGGCCAGATTAAGCTTAAGAATGCAAAGGTCACAATTGTAGGCGTCGGCGGCCTAGGATGCCCAGTTGCACTATATTTAACGGCTGCAGGAATAGGGAGAATAACATTAATTGACAAAGAAAAGATTGAATTAAGCAATCTGAACAGGCAGATTCTCCATTGGAGTGTAGACATTGGAAAGTTTAAGACCTTTTCTGCCATAGAGAAGCTTTCAAAACTGAATCCTTTAATAAAATTCGAAAGTTATGAGGAAGAAATAGAAAGGGAAAGTATAAGGGAGCTAATTAAGGGCTCAAATGTAGCCGTTGACTGTTTGGACAACTGGAAAACAAGGTTCATCTTGAATGAGGCTTGCGTTTCTGAAAGAATCCCGCTAGTTCATGCGGGAGTTCATTCATGGTACGGGCAAATAACGACAATAATGCCCGGAAAAGGTCCATGTCTAAGATGTATACTGCCAAAAACTCCAAAAGAAGAGGAGAAATTTCCAGTTTTAGGAGTTACAGCCGGAGTGCTCGGCTTACTAGAGGCTCTAGAAGCAATAAAAATAATAGTTGGGCTAGGCAAGCCGTTGGTTGGCAGGATACTCTTCTTTGACGGTGAAACCTTAAGCTTCCAAGAAGCCCAAGTCCAGCGAAAAAGGGACTGCCCCGTCTGCGGAGGAATCCGCTAA
- the gcvH gene encoding glycine cleavage system protein GcvH, whose protein sequence is MVKVNGYDVPEGLYYSKDYAWLKIEGDKVRVGITDYAQKQLREIVYVELPNAGDTTTQNEPYGSVESVKAVSDLIAPISGTIEEVNEEARDKPEIINEDPYGKGWLLVVKPSKLEEELKNLMNTEQAAEWHKSLIEKG, encoded by the coding sequence ATGGTGAAAGTAAACGGTTATGATGTGCCTGAAGGCCTCTATTACAGCAAAGACTATGCTTGGCTGAAAATCGAAGGGGACAAAGTCCGCGTAGGCATAACTGACTATGCTCAAAAACAGCTTAGGGAAATAGTCTACGTGGAACTTCCAAACGCTGGCGACACAACAACCCAGAACGAGCCCTATGGAAGCGTGGAATCCGTGAAAGCGGTTTCAGACCTTATTGCACCAATAAGCGGAACAATAGAGGAAGTAAACGAAGAGGCCAGAGATAAACCAGAAATAATAAACGAAGACCCATATGGGAAAGGCTGGTTGCTCGTAGTGAAGCCAAGCAAACTAGAAGAGGAACTGAAAAACCTAATGAATACTGAGCAAGCTGCTGAGTGGCACAAATCCCTAATTGAAAAAGGTTAA
- a CDS encoding DNA primase yields MLTGSSQPHTIKYVIRARFEIDGVVEKPDVIGAVFGQTEGLFGPDLDLRELQKSGRIGRIEIELQSKRDKTTGKILIPTSLDRVSTAIIAASLETINRVGPCAAKVILEKIEDVREAKRRTIIERAKEILRKWTIETLPSTEEIYREVAETLRWAKVEKYGPEELSAGPEVDSAKEIIIVEGRADVINLLKCGIQNVIAVEGAKIPETIIKLCKEKEATALLDGDRGGDLILKELLQVTSIRYVARAPSGKEVEELTCKEIFDALERKVPVEELFKRRGRVGIAVAVPKKVAEIVKELEGTLEAVLLNDKMEEIAKLPVSELAEKLQQMDGVDTIVFDGVITQRLVDIALDKKVKCLVAARISDVVKRPLNLQLITFNEIRASS; encoded by the coding sequence ATGCTTACGGGTTCTTCACAACCCCATACGATAAAGTATGTAATACGTGCAAGATTCGAAATAGACGGAGTAGTTGAAAAACCAGACGTCATAGGAGCAGTTTTCGGCCAAACAGAAGGCCTGTTCGGGCCGGACCTAGACCTTAGGGAACTTCAGAAAAGCGGTCGCATAGGCAGAATAGAAATAGAACTCCAATCAAAAAGGGACAAAACAACCGGCAAGATACTGATACCGACAAGCCTAGACAGAGTTTCAACAGCCATAATTGCAGCAAGCCTAGAAACAATAAACCGGGTAGGCCCATGTGCAGCAAAAGTAATTTTGGAGAAAATCGAAGACGTAAGAGAAGCAAAAAGGAGAACAATAATTGAAAGAGCCAAGGAAATTCTGCGAAAATGGACCATTGAAACCTTGCCGAGCACAGAGGAAATATACCGTGAAGTCGCCGAAACCCTAAGATGGGCAAAAGTTGAAAAGTACGGGCCAGAAGAACTTAGCGCCGGCCCTGAAGTTGATTCCGCAAAAGAAATAATAATCGTAGAGGGAAGGGCCGACGTAATTAATCTTCTAAAATGCGGAATACAAAACGTAATCGCAGTTGAAGGAGCAAAAATTCCAGAAACAATAATAAAATTGTGTAAAGAGAAGGAGGCAACAGCCCTTCTGGATGGAGACAGAGGCGGCGATTTAATTCTGAAAGAACTGCTGCAAGTAACCAGCATAAGGTATGTTGCACGTGCCCCGTCTGGAAAGGAAGTTGAAGAATTAACATGCAAGGAGATATTTGACGCTCTCGAAAGGAAGGTTCCAGTTGAGGAATTGTTCAAACGTAGAGGAAGAGTTGGAATAGCTGTTGCGGTTCCTAAAAAAGTTGCTGAGATAGTTAAGGAGCTTGAAGGAACCTTAGAGGCTGTTCTTTTAAATGATAAAATGGAAGAGATCGCTAAGCTTCCAGTAAGCGAATTGGCTGAGAAACTGCAGCAAATGGACGGGGTAGACACCATAGTCTTCGACGGGGTGATAACTCAAAGGCTTGTTGACATAGCCCTTGACAAGAAGGTGAAATGTCTAGTTGCAGCGAGAATTTCGGATGTAGTGAAAAGGCCGTTAAACCTTCAGCTGATTACCTTTAATGAGATAAGGGCTAGCTCTTGA